The Pseudarthrobacter sp. NS4 genome includes a window with the following:
- the dusB gene encoding tRNA dihydrouridine synthase DusB produces the protein MTVAATPPAPKLELPPLKLGPITVDTPVILAPMAGITNSAFRRLCREYGGGMYVAEMVTSRALVERTPESLRIISHDEDEKVRSVQLYGVDPVTVGQAVRMLVEEDRADHIDLNFGCPVPKVTRRGGGSALPWKIDLFTSIVQTAVKEASRGNVPLTIKMRKGIDDDHLTYLDAGRIARDSGVAAVALHGRTAAQFYSGQADWSAIARLREALPDIPVLGNGDIWSAEDAVRMVRETGVDGVVVGRGCQGRPWLFGDLQAAFEGSDTRYRPNLRQVAEGVYRHAELMVETFGDEGKALREIRKHIAWYFKGYVVGGELRTRLALVTSLEVLRDTLTELDLESPYPGSDAEGPRGRAGSPKKPALPKDWLESRALNDDQSRDISAAELDVSGG, from the coding sequence GTGACTGTTGCAGCAACTCCTCCCGCTCCCAAGCTGGAACTCCCGCCCCTGAAGCTGGGTCCCATCACCGTGGACACGCCCGTGATCCTGGCGCCCATGGCAGGGATCACCAACTCCGCCTTCCGCAGGCTCTGCCGTGAATACGGCGGCGGCATGTACGTGGCGGAGATGGTCACCTCCCGCGCCCTGGTGGAGCGAACCCCCGAATCCCTCCGGATCATTTCGCACGACGAGGACGAGAAAGTCCGTTCCGTCCAGCTGTACGGCGTGGACCCGGTCACCGTCGGCCAGGCAGTGCGGATGCTCGTGGAAGAGGACCGCGCGGACCACATTGACCTCAACTTCGGCTGCCCCGTGCCCAAGGTCACCCGGCGCGGCGGCGGCTCGGCCCTGCCCTGGAAGATCGACCTCTTCACTTCCATCGTGCAGACTGCAGTCAAGGAAGCTTCCCGCGGCAATGTTCCGCTGACCATCAAGATGCGCAAGGGCATCGATGACGACCACCTGACGTACCTCGACGCCGGCCGCATTGCCCGCGATTCCGGCGTGGCCGCCGTCGCGCTTCACGGCCGCACGGCCGCCCAGTTCTACTCGGGACAGGCGGACTGGTCCGCCATCGCACGGCTTCGCGAAGCCCTGCCGGACATCCCGGTGCTGGGCAACGGTGATATCTGGTCGGCGGAGGACGCGGTCCGGATGGTCCGCGAAACCGGTGTGGACGGCGTGGTGGTGGGCCGCGGCTGCCAGGGCCGGCCGTGGCTGTTCGGCGATCTGCAGGCAGCCTTCGAAGGCAGCGACACCCGTTACCGTCCCAACCTGCGCCAGGTGGCCGAGGGCGTTTACCGCCATGCTGAGCTGATGGTGGAGACCTTCGGTGACGAGGGCAAGGCGCTGCGCGAGATCCGCAAGCACATCGCCTGGTACTTCAAGGGCTACGTGGTGGGCGGCGAGCTGCGCACCCGGCTGGCGCTGGTCACCAGCCTTGAGGTGCTGCGCGACACCCTAACCGAGCTGGACCTCGAGTCGCCGTACCCGGGCAGCGACGCGGAGGGACCGCGCGGCCGTGCCGGGTCGCCCAAGAAGCCCGCCCTGCCCAAGGACTGGCTGGAGTCCCGTGCACTGAATGACGACCAGTCGCGGGATATCTCCGCGGCGGAACTGGACGTTTCCGGTGGCTGA
- a CDS encoding deoxyguanosinetriphosphate triphosphohydrolase yields MAEARTAPLVLPGYTTDDSARWVEEPPKTSYRSDFERDRARVLHSSALRRLGAKTQVVAPDTDDFVRTRLTHSLEVAQVGRELGRALGCDPDVVDTACLSHDLGHPPFGHNGESALNEVAHAIGGFEGNAQTLRLLTRLEPKVLTENGQPAGLNLTRASLDAAAKYPWSALEAPVIHGQRTSKFGAYEDDLPIFNWIRQEAPERRSCLEAQVMDLADDISYSVHDVEDAIVAGHFQLRWMDNPDHRARVVGYAKQWYLPHNDPAAIDAALARLEATDVWVREADGSRKSMAALKNMTSQLIGRFCQSALETTRAVYGPGRLTRYNAELMVPDETVMEIAVMKGLATTFVMTTEHRQPIYERQREVLHALVTALSATGDRNLEPMFAADWRDAPDDGARLRVVIDQVASLTDGSALAMYERLVGSLPSLW; encoded by the coding sequence GTGGCTGAAGCCCGGACCGCCCCGCTGGTGCTGCCGGGTTACACCACGGACGATTCCGCCCGCTGGGTGGAAGAGCCGCCGAAGACCAGTTACCGCTCCGACTTTGAGCGTGACCGGGCCCGCGTCCTGCACTCCTCGGCCCTGCGCCGGCTGGGTGCCAAGACCCAGGTGGTGGCGCCGGACACCGACGACTTTGTCCGGACCCGCCTGACGCACAGCCTGGAGGTTGCACAGGTGGGCCGCGAACTCGGCCGCGCCCTGGGCTGCGACCCCGACGTTGTGGATACCGCGTGCCTGAGCCATGACCTCGGGCACCCGCCGTTCGGGCACAACGGAGAGTCCGCGCTGAACGAGGTGGCGCATGCCATCGGCGGATTCGAGGGCAACGCCCAGACCCTCAGGCTGCTGACCCGCCTGGAGCCCAAGGTCCTGACGGAGAACGGCCAGCCCGCGGGGCTGAACCTCACCCGGGCAAGCCTCGACGCGGCGGCCAAGTACCCCTGGTCAGCGCTGGAGGCCCCGGTCATCCACGGCCAGCGGACCAGCAAGTTCGGCGCCTACGAGGACGACCTGCCCATCTTCAACTGGATCCGGCAGGAAGCCCCGGAGCGCCGGTCCTGCCTGGAAGCCCAGGTCATGGACCTCGCGGACGACATCTCGTACTCCGTCCACGACGTGGAGGACGCGATCGTTGCCGGGCACTTCCAGCTTCGCTGGATGGACAACCCGGACCACCGCGCCCGCGTGGTGGGCTATGCCAAGCAGTGGTACCTGCCGCACAACGACCCAGCAGCAATCGACGCCGCCCTGGCAAGGCTGGAGGCCACCGACGTCTGGGTGCGGGAGGCGGACGGCAGCCGCAAATCCATGGCGGCGCTCAAGAACATGACCAGCCAGCTGATCGGCAGGTTCTGCCAGAGCGCACTGGAGACCACCCGCGCGGTGTACGGCCCGGGCAGGCTCACCCGCTACAACGCCGAACTGATGGTTCCGGACGAGACGGTGATGGAAATCGCCGTCATGAAGGGCCTGGCCACCACTTTCGTGATGACCACCGAACACCGGCAGCCCATCTACGAACGCCAGCGAGAAGTCCTGCACGCGCTGGTGACCGCCCTGAGCGCAACCGGGGACCGGAACCTGGAGCCGATGTTCGCCGCTGACTGGCGGGACGCCCCCGACGACGGGGCCCGGCTCCGCGTCGTGATCGACCAGGTGGCGTCCCTCACGGACGGGTCGGCCCTGGCCATGTACGAGCGCCTGGTGGGGAGCCTGCCGTCGCTGTGGTGA